The Allocatelliglobosispora scoriae genome contains a region encoding:
- a CDS encoding inositol monophosphatase family protein codes for MTEPRELLGVAEQATTIATKLFLETPGGHLTAKGERDMASEADYAIERAVRAFLAIETPSIAFIGEEDGTTGPDGDWAWILDPIDGTVNYLHGSPLCAVSLALVHRNRPVLGIIDAPRLRTRFTAVEGGGAWENGNRIHTSTVDRLDEAVVAIGDYAVGTDAQRKNDIRIKLTASLAATVQRIRMHGTAAIDFAFLAAGKIDATVTMSNNPWDMSAGVIIAREAGALVVDADGSEHTTESSATIGCAPGISELILAMIAQARQ; via the coding sequence ATGACCGAACCCCGTGAACTCCTCGGCGTCGCCGAGCAGGCAACGACGATCGCCACGAAGCTGTTCCTGGAAACCCCGGGAGGACACCTCACCGCTAAAGGGGAGCGCGACATGGCGTCCGAGGCGGACTACGCCATCGAACGCGCCGTCCGGGCCTTCCTCGCCATCGAGACACCCAGCATCGCGTTCATCGGCGAGGAAGACGGCACCACCGGACCCGACGGCGACTGGGCGTGGATCCTCGACCCCATCGACGGCACGGTCAACTACCTCCACGGGTCCCCGCTGTGCGCGGTGTCCCTCGCATTGGTGCACCGCAACCGGCCCGTCCTCGGGATCATCGACGCACCGCGCCTGCGGACCCGGTTCACCGCTGTCGAAGGCGGCGGAGCCTGGGAGAACGGCAACCGCATCCATACCAGCACCGTGGACAGGCTCGACGAAGCCGTGGTCGCGATCGGCGACTACGCGGTCGGAACCGATGCACAGCGCAAGAACGACATCCGGATCAAGCTCACCGCGAGCCTGGCCGCGACCGTGCAACGGATACGGATGCACGGAACCGCGGCCATCGACTTCGCGTTCCTCGCGGCAGGCAAGATCGACGCCACCGTCACCATGTCCAACAACCCCTGGGACATGTCCGCAGGCGTCATCATCGCCAGAGAAGCCGGTGCACTGGTCGTCGATGCAGACGGCAGCGAACACACCACGGAATCGTCAGCCACGATCGGATGCGCGCCAGGGATCAGCGAACTCATCCTGGCCATGATCGCCCAAGCAAGGCAGTAG
- a CDS encoding RloB family protein gives MGKGRSSRNERRPIRVGVGRETNFNRETDLVSSRLTILIVTNGEDTEMDYLKALKGEAWVRLGRVVVAFENGDPLNAVETARKRRIKDDFDHAWVVSDVDDFDVDKAQALAVKCDIELMLSKPCFEFWLLLHFEYSDRFFENCGKVGDKLTGYLPAWDKTRLDYSHFRQNVFEAAKRAKRLHSNPDSHSKTDLWRLVELLSSEEAGL, from the coding sequence ATGGGGAAGGGCAGGAGTAGTCGCAATGAGCGTCGCCCTATCCGTGTTGGTGTAGGTCGAGAGACCAACTTCAATAGAGAAACTGATCTGGTTTCATCCCGCCTAACCATCCTCATCGTAACAAATGGTGAAGATACGGAGATGGATTACCTTAAGGCATTAAAGGGGGAAGCCTGGGTTAGGCTGGGCAGAGTAGTGGTGGCATTTGAGAACGGCGACCCGTTGAATGCGGTCGAGACCGCTCGTAAGCGGCGAATTAAGGATGATTTCGATCATGCGTGGGTGGTGAGCGATGTCGATGATTTTGATGTCGACAAAGCTCAGGCCCTGGCTGTTAAATGTGACATCGAGTTAATGCTTTCTAAACCGTGTTTCGAATTTTGGCTCCTCTTGCATTTTGAATATTCTGATAGGTTCTTCGAGAACTGTGGGAAGGTTGGCGATAAGCTAACCGGATATCTACCTGCGTGGGATAAGACAAGACTGGATTACTCGCACTTTCGCCAAAATGTTTTCGAGGCCGCAAAAAGAGCGAAGAGGCTGCATAGTAATCCTGATAGCCATTCCAAGACCGACCTCTGGCGCCTAGTGGAATTGCTTTCTTCTGAAGAGGCGGGACTATAG
- a CDS encoding AAA family ATPase has product MGGSHKKDANLTQIADLVHPSALFISTISRLAPKAASDSIAATYRWFARLRTRFRPGPGVRAAHWGFYWYDMHDDDKLVVKNLLSAADVGIVDVSLKPLPEEIMDSIQSDDMDAAQIRRIERNRAREQKLQFAHRSASGSVMMDIDDESTGTQQLLDLAVDVAFTLRYGTVMTVDEIDASLHPMLTARLIWLFQHAATNPRFGQLIFTSHDATLLGNFEGEEVLHRDQIWFAEKADDGSSVLYPLVEFKPRKDENRQRRYLNGSYGGVPELSEDVFEQALILRGDIDGEGQE; this is encoded by the coding sequence ATGGGGGGATCGCACAAAAAGGATGCTAACCTCACTCAAATTGCTGATCTAGTTCATCCGTCGGCCTTATTTATATCGACCATCTCGAGGCTAGCGCCTAAGGCTGCTAGTGATTCCATTGCGGCTACCTATCGATGGTTCGCAAGATTGCGTACTCGGTTTCGACCGGGCCCTGGTGTCAGAGCTGCACACTGGGGTTTCTACTGGTATGACATGCATGATGACGACAAGTTGGTGGTCAAGAACCTCCTTTCTGCGGCTGACGTAGGCATTGTTGATGTGTCTCTGAAGCCCTTGCCTGAAGAAATAATGGACTCCATTCAGTCGGACGACATGGATGCTGCTCAGATCAGGCGCATAGAACGTAACCGTGCGAGGGAGCAAAAACTTCAGTTTGCCCACCGCAGTGCAAGCGGCAGCGTCATGATGGATATAGACGACGAATCGACCGGAACTCAACAGCTACTCGATCTCGCTGTGGACGTAGCCTTTACGCTGCGTTACGGCACGGTTATGACCGTCGATGAAATCGATGCAAGTTTGCATCCAATGTTGACGGCGAGACTGATATGGCTATTCCAGCATGCGGCCACGAATCCACGCTTCGGGCAGCTTATATTTACGAGTCATGATGCAACTTTGCTGGGAAATTTCGAAGGCGAAGAAGTATTGCATCGTGACCAGATCTGGTTTGCCGAAAAAGCTGATGACGGATCGTCAGTTCTTTACCCACTTGTAGAGTTTAAGCCGCGAAAAGATGAAAATAGGCAGCGCAGATACCTAAATGGAAGCTACGGAGGCGTGCCGGAACTTTCGGAAGATGTCTTTGAGCAGGCGTTGATATTGCGAGGTGACATCGATGGGGAAGGGCAGGAGTAG
- a CDS encoding AAA family ATPase — MLLSFRFANHRSFRDEQHLNLTPVYPGDLEGSEPRGAVSVAGIFGANASGKSNSLHALAMMKSLVLGSDREVEPDVFKFRRFPFRLDVASEDEPSRYVVDMRVGTSRYSYGFTVNSKCVLEEWLFEWPANTNRKNLIYERVGQKFEWGDRTKRMLTSLKLLI, encoded by the coding sequence ATGCTGCTGAGTTTTCGTTTTGCCAACCATCGCTCGTTCCGCGACGAACAGCATCTGAATCTTACCCCTGTCTACCCTGGGGACCTGGAAGGCTCCGAGCCTCGTGGCGCCGTGTCGGTTGCGGGGATCTTCGGCGCGAACGCCTCCGGTAAGTCGAACTCCCTTCACGCTTTGGCGATGATGAAATCATTGGTCTTGGGGTCCGACCGAGAAGTAGAGCCCGATGTATTCAAATTTCGAAGGTTTCCATTCCGACTAGATGTTGCGTCGGAGGATGAGCCGTCGAGGTACGTGGTAGATATGCGCGTTGGTACATCTAGATACAGCTACGGCTTTACTGTAAATAGCAAATGTGTGCTCGAAGAGTGGTTGTTTGAGTGGCCAGCAAATACTAATCGAAAAAATTTGATATATGAGCGCGTGGGTCAAAAATTTGAATGGGGGGATCGCACAAAAAGGATGCTAACCTCACTCAAATTGCTGATCTAG
- a CDS encoding RNA polymerase sigma factor, whose amino-acid sequence MTDAVDESRRAVDAVWRIESGRVIAGLARLTRDVGEAEELAQDALVAALEQWPSSGVPRNPGAWLMTVAKRRAIDRIRHNEVLDRKLGELGLAEAVEPDLEIDTIEDDLLRLVFISCHPVLTTEARVALTLRVLGGMKTDEIARAFLVSEPTIAQRIVRAKRALADARVPFEVPPPAERQERLSSVLEVIYLVFNEGYSATAGDDWLRPALCDEAMRLGRVLAGLMPVEPEVHGLVALMEIQASRAAARVGPGGEPVLLLEQDRRRWDQVLIRRGLAAIARAEALGSAPGPYLVQAAIAACHAAAPAPEDTDWRRIAGLYEVLAQLVPTAVVELNRAVALSMAFGPAAGLELVDQLVAEPSLKDYHLLPSVRGDLLVKLGRHAEAVAEFERAASLTRNEREKTLLGVRAAQAARAIAQDRAVSRKQAPREVWLGLASGKQHDLA is encoded by the coding sequence GTGACGGATGCCGTGGACGAGAGCCGCCGGGCCGTCGACGCGGTGTGGCGGATCGAGTCCGGCCGCGTCATCGCCGGACTGGCCCGCCTCACCCGCGACGTCGGCGAGGCCGAGGAGCTGGCCCAGGACGCCCTGGTCGCCGCGCTGGAGCAGTGGCCGTCGTCCGGGGTGCCGCGCAACCCCGGCGCGTGGCTGATGACCGTGGCGAAGCGCCGGGCGATCGACCGGATCCGGCACAACGAGGTCCTCGACCGCAAGCTCGGCGAGCTCGGCCTCGCGGAGGCGGTGGAGCCCGACCTCGAGATCGACACCATCGAGGACGACCTGCTGCGGCTCGTCTTCATCTCCTGCCACCCCGTGCTCACCACGGAGGCCCGGGTCGCCCTGACGCTGCGGGTGCTCGGGGGCATGAAGACCGATGAGATCGCCCGGGCGTTCCTCGTCTCCGAGCCGACGATCGCGCAGCGGATCGTGCGGGCCAAGCGGGCGCTCGCCGATGCCCGGGTCCCCTTCGAGGTGCCGCCGCCTGCGGAGCGGCAGGAGCGGCTCTCATCGGTGCTGGAGGTCATCTACCTCGTCTTCAACGAGGGGTACTCGGCGACGGCCGGGGATGACTGGCTGCGCCCGGCACTGTGTGACGAGGCGATGCGGCTCGGTCGCGTACTGGCCGGATTGATGCCCGTGGAGCCCGAGGTGCACGGCCTGGTCGCGCTGATGGAGATCCAGGCGTCGCGGGCTGCGGCTCGGGTCGGGCCCGGTGGAGAGCCGGTGCTGCTGCTGGAGCAGGACCGGCGGCGGTGGGACCAGGTGCTGATCCGGCGCGGGCTCGCGGCGATCGCGCGGGCCGAGGCGTTGGGGTCCGCGCCCGGGCCCTATCTGGTGCAGGCGGCGATCGCGGCCTGTCACGCTGCTGCACCGGCGCCCGAGGACACGGATTGGCGGCGGATCGCGGGGCTCTATGAGGTGCTGGCGCAGCTGGTGCCGACCGCGGTGGTGGAGCTGAACCGGGCTGTCGCGCTGAGCATGGCGTTCGGGCCTGCGGCCGGGCTGGAGCTGGTGGATCAGCTGGTCGCCGAGCCGTCGTTGAAGGACTATCACCTGCTGCCGAGCGTGCGAGGTGACCTGCTGGTCAAGCTGGGCCGGCACGCCGAGGCGGTCGCGGAGTTCGAGCGCGCGGCGTCCCTCACCCGCAACGAGCGAGAGAAAACCCTCCTGGGGGTACGCGCAGCGCAAGCCGCCCGAGCCATCGCGCAAGATCGTGCTGTTTCCCGGAAACAGGCCCCTCGCGAGGTGTGGTTAGGGCTTGCTTCCGGGAAACAGCACGATCTTGCGTAA
- a CDS encoding YciI family protein, with the protein MRYMLLLKGDPQPGRLPPEELIGAMMDYHEELAKAGVLLASEGLFDSSRGARVTYLDGRRTVTDGPFTETKELIAGYLLIQVGSREEAIEWAMRCPVEYAVGPGHEAVVEVRQIAEMTDLPAATASQLTGMEQLKGNLPAS; encoded by the coding sequence ATGCGATACATGCTTCTGCTCAAGGGCGACCCGCAGCCCGGCCGGCTCCCGCCCGAGGAGCTCATCGGCGCGATGATGGATTACCACGAGGAGTTGGCGAAGGCCGGGGTGCTGCTCGCGAGCGAGGGGCTCTTCGACAGCAGCCGGGGCGCTCGCGTCACCTATCTCGACGGTCGGCGGACCGTCACCGACGGCCCCTTCACCGAGACGAAGGAGCTGATCGCGGGCTACCTCCTGATCCAGGTCGGCTCCCGGGAGGAGGCGATCGAGTGGGCGATGCGCTGCCCGGTCGAGTACGCCGTCGGCCCCGGCCACGAGGCGGTCGTCGAGGTACGCCAGATCGCCGAGATGACCGACCTGCCCGCCGCCACCGCGTCGCAGCTGACCGGGATGGAGCAGCTGAAGGGCAACCTGCCGGCGAGCTGA